A genomic segment from Bacillus cereus G9842 encodes:
- a CDS encoding YneF family protein, with amino-acid sequence MPIWLGILVGVVALVAGVALGFFIARKYMMNYLQKNPPINEQMLKMMMMQMGQKPSQKKINQMMSAMNKQQMK; translated from the coding sequence ATGCCAATTTGGTTAGGTATTCTAGTGGGCGTAGTAGCACTAGTAGCAGGCGTGGCGTTAGGATTTTTCATTGCCCGCAAATACATGATGAATTACTTACAAAAAAATCCACCAATTAACGAACAAATGTTAAAAATGATGATGATGCAAATGGGACAAAAACCTTCCCAAAAGAAAATCAATCAAATGATGAGCGCGATGAACAAGCAACAAATGAAATAA
- the phnE gene encoding phosphonate ABC transporter, permease protein PhnE, with product MNDMTIYSNEIPKPPSKLKHMLTFILVILMLWSSSVQVDASFSKLVDGFPNMVDLLKEMVPPDWSYFQVITTAMLDTIRMAIIGTTLGAILAIPLALFAASNVFTNTFLYSPARMILNFIRTIPDLLLAAIFVAIFGIGPLPGILALTFFSIGLVAKLLYESIESIDPSPLEAMTAVGATKVQWIVYGVIPQVKAHFVSYVLYTFEVNVRAAAVLGLVGAGGIGLYYDRTLGFLQYQQTASIIIYTLIVVLLIDYISTLLREKL from the coding sequence ATGAATGACATGACGATATATTCAAATGAAATACCGAAGCCGCCGAGTAAATTGAAACATATGTTAACGTTTATTTTAGTTATTTTAATGCTGTGGAGTAGTAGTGTACAAGTAGATGCATCATTTTCAAAACTGGTAGACGGTTTTCCAAATATGGTAGATCTATTGAAAGAAATGGTGCCACCTGATTGGAGTTATTTTCAAGTTATTACAACAGCGATGTTAGATACAATACGTATGGCGATTATTGGGACGACCTTAGGAGCGATTTTAGCTATTCCACTTGCATTGTTTGCAGCAAGTAATGTGTTTACTAACACATTTTTATATAGTCCAGCTCGAATGATTTTAAATTTTATACGAACGATACCAGATTTATTATTGGCGGCTATTTTCGTAGCGATTTTTGGAATTGGGCCACTTCCAGGTATTTTGGCTCTTACTTTTTTTTCAATTGGACTTGTAGCGAAATTGTTGTATGAATCAATTGAATCAATTGACCCTAGCCCACTAGAAGCGATGACAGCTGTAGGGGCTACTAAGGTGCAATGGATTGTTTATGGAGTCATTCCACAAGTAAAAGCACACTTTGTTTCCTATGTACTATATACATTTGAGGTGAATGTACGTGCAGCGGCTGTCCTAGGTTTAGTAGGAGCAGGTGGTATTGGACTATATTATGATCGTACACTTGGATTTTTACAATATCAACAAACTGCTTCTATAATTATTTATACCCTTATTGTTGTTTTGTTAATTGACTACATTAGTACATTGTTGCGGGAGAAACTATAA
- a CDS encoding NERD domain-containing protein gives MNYVLIGAVLILLAVVFVLFYKNKQLESESQQVEFEKKQAIETYKNEIAATVIEHTEQQNNLKNMEQKKYNDLQVSANREIENMRMMKNQLAVQHSKERSEIQNKHNNEIHMFQKLIANLREYTKNGAEMNTYETLHYMKRGFIEQGIILDAEIQIMPNVFIKNNSEINDNRIHHLILCKTGIYLLETKEWEEKLVHGLTKENAGIYSFMIDEMGKYQQEVEKEETFEYIVGKDSSTIQVKNEGNPVYKAKKLSQILYNCLKEMQTNSIKEKVKPVVYFYNENGKEIIDLSSEETPRLKDREQIVTFFRNEILAGKIVYTVQELEQIREMISRMNYIVS, from the coding sequence ATGAATTATGTGCTAATAGGTGCGGTTTTAATATTATTAGCTGTAGTATTTGTGCTGTTTTATAAAAATAAACAGTTAGAATCAGAGAGTCAGCAAGTAGAATTTGAAAAGAAACAAGCGATTGAAACGTATAAAAATGAAATTGCAGCTACGGTGATAGAGCATACAGAACAACAAAATAATTTGAAAAATATGGAACAGAAAAAATACAATGATTTACAAGTAAGTGCAAATAGAGAAATTGAAAATATGCGTATGATGAAAAATCAATTAGCTGTGCAGCATAGTAAAGAACGTAGTGAAATACAAAATAAACATAATAATGAAATACATATGTTTCAAAAATTAATTGCAAATTTACGAGAATATACTAAAAACGGCGCTGAAATGAATACGTACGAAACATTACATTATATGAAGCGAGGATTCATAGAGCAAGGCATCATATTAGATGCTGAAATTCAAATCATGCCGAATGTTTTTATTAAAAATAATAGTGAAATAAACGATAATCGAATCCATCATCTCATCTTGTGCAAAACTGGTATTTATCTACTTGAGACGAAAGAATGGGAAGAGAAATTAGTTCATGGTTTAACGAAAGAAAATGCTGGTATATATTCATTTATGATTGATGAAATGGGTAAGTATCAACAAGAAGTTGAAAAAGAAGAGACATTTGAATATATAGTAGGTAAAGATTCGTCAACTATACAAGTGAAAAATGAAGGGAATCCAGTATATAAGGCGAAGAAACTATCTCAAATTTTATACAATTGTTTGAAAGAAATGCAGACTAATAGTATAAAAGAAAAGGTAAAACCAGTTGTATATTTTTATAATGAAAATGGAAAAGAAATAATAGATCTTTCTAGTGAGGAAACACCTAGATTAAAAGATCGGGAGCAAATTGTAACGTTCTTCAGAAATGAAATCTTAGCAGGGAAAATAGTATATACAGTGCAAGAATTAGAACAGATTCGAGAAATGATTAGCAGGATGAATTATATAGTGAGTTAA
- the phnE gene encoding phosphonate ABC transporter, permease protein PhnE: protein MNRTTMIVPKPKKLSVYRWVIFIAITFVYVWAFSGVPLEGIKDTAGEITKAIMTGVLNPDWSYVSLPDGEDLLHGLIDTLAIAILGTFISAFLSVPFAFWAATNMSSGKLTSGSGKFVLSFVRTFPELVMALLFIKAVGPGSFAGVLALGLHSIGMLGKLYSEGIENIDKGPTEALLATGANRFQILWYAVLPQVLPDFLSYTLYRFEINVRSAAILGVIGAGGIGTPLIFALSSRNWSRVGIILLGIILMVIIIDLISSSIRKRIV, encoded by the coding sequence ATGAATAGAACGACGATGATTGTGCCAAAACCGAAGAAACTGAGTGTATATCGCTGGGTTATTTTTATAGCAATTACATTTGTTTATGTTTGGGCCTTTTCAGGAGTACCATTAGAAGGGATAAAGGACACAGCAGGTGAAATCACGAAAGCAATTATGACAGGGGTATTGAATCCAGACTGGTCGTATGTATCTTTGCCAGATGGTGAAGATTTATTGCATGGATTAATTGATACGTTGGCAATTGCGATATTAGGTACATTTATTTCTGCATTTTTATCTGTTCCGTTTGCCTTTTGGGCGGCAACGAATATGAGTAGTGGAAAATTAACTTCAGGATCTGGAAAATTTGTACTTAGTTTTGTTCGTACGTTTCCTGAATTAGTTATGGCTCTTTTATTTATAAAAGCTGTTGGTCCAGGCTCTTTTGCAGGAGTATTAGCCTTAGGATTACATTCTATTGGAATGTTAGGAAAACTATATTCAGAAGGAATTGAAAACATAGATAAAGGACCGACGGAAGCGTTACTAGCAACAGGAGCAAACCGTTTTCAAATACTTTGGTATGCAGTGTTACCACAAGTGTTACCAGACTTTCTATCGTATACGTTATACAGATTTGAAATTAATGTACGATCCGCTGCGATTTTAGGGGTTATCGGAGCAGGAGGGATTGGTACACCTTTAATTTTTGCGCTGAGTTCACGGAATTGGTCTCGTGTTGGGATTATTTTATTAGGTATTATTTTAATGGTAATTATAATTGATTTGATTTCAAGTTCGATTCGCAAACGGATTGTTTAA
- a CDS encoding GH25 family lysozyme translates to MQNRSSSNVTLIDVSHWEGNIDWNAVKASGIPAAYAKATEGVNYIDPTFTKNVQAARSANVLIGAYHFARPEQNDAISEAKYFVSILQSNQTDLMPVLDLESPKDPSNSNLTGSAISNWARSFINYVKQATGKDVMLYTGVWYINEFGISGLSDIPLWIAKYSSTPPADAGGWTAWTAWQYTDSGQISGVGNCDVSAAVSLEALQGNGASGGGNVSPPNNATPVYGVAIINGDNVNLRSGPSLQSSVIRQLNRGETYEVWGEQDGWLCLGTNQWVYNDPSYIQYKHYVATITGDNVNLRDAPSLKGNVIRQLHHGESYRVWSKQDGWLCLGTNQWIYYDPSYIQYGVQ, encoded by the coding sequence ATGCAAAACAGATCGAGTTCAAATGTTACGTTAATTGATGTGTCTCATTGGGAAGGGAATATTGATTGGAATGCAGTGAAGGCATCTGGAATTCCAGCAGCGTATGCAAAAGCGACAGAAGGTGTAAATTACATTGATCCTACTTTTACTAAAAATGTACAAGCAGCCCGAAGTGCGAATGTATTAATTGGTGCATACCATTTTGCACGTCCAGAACAAAATGATGCAATTTCAGAGGCGAAATATTTTGTGAGTATATTACAAAGTAACCAGACAGACTTAATGCCAGTTCTGGATTTAGAATCACCAAAAGATCCGAGTAATAGTAATTTAACTGGTAGCGCTATATCGAATTGGGCAAGAAGCTTCATAAATTATGTGAAACAGGCTACTGGAAAAGATGTAATGTTATATACAGGAGTTTGGTATATTAATGAGTTCGGAATTAGCGGATTAAGTGATATTCCACTTTGGATTGCTAAATACTCGAGTACACCGCCTGCTGATGCTGGTGGATGGACAGCGTGGACAGCATGGCAGTACACAGATTCTGGACAAATTTCAGGTGTAGGAAATTGTGATGTATCAGCTGCAGTTTCACTAGAAGCTTTACAAGGGAATGGAGCAAGTGGTGGAGGGAATGTTTCTCCGCCTAATAATGCAACTCCAGTGTACGGGGTTGCTATAATTAATGGAGATAATGTGAATTTGAGAAGTGGACCATCTTTGCAGTCTAGTGTAATTCGCCAATTGAATCGTGGCGAAACATATGAAGTTTGGGGAGAACAAGATGGATGGCTTTGTTTAGGGACAAATCAGTGGGTATATAATGATCCGAGTTATATTCAGTATAAACATTATGTGGCGACTATTACTGGTGATAATGTAAATTTGCGTGATGCTCCATCATTAAAAGGAAATGTTATAAGACAGTTACATCATGGTGAATCGTATCGAGTATGGAGTAAGCAAGATGGATGGCTTTGCTTAGGGACAAATCAATGGATATACTACGATCCAAGTTATATTCAGTATGGTGTACAATAG
- the tkt gene encoding transketolase, with product MSHSIEQLSINTIRTLSIDAIEKANSGHPGMPMGAAPMAYTLWTQFMKHNPNNPTWFNRDRFVLSAGHGSMLLYSLLHLSGYDVTMDDLKNFRQWGSKTPGHPEYGHTAGVDATTGPLGQGIATAVGMAMAERHLAAKYNRDAYNVVDHYTYAICGDGDLMEGVSAEASSLAAHLQLGRLVVLYDSNDISLDGDLNRSFSESVEDRYKAYGWQVIRVEDGNDIEAIAKAIEEAKADEKRPTLIEVRTTIGFGSPNKSGKSASHGSPLGVEETKLTKEAYAWTAEQDFHVAEEVYDNFRKTVQDVGETTQAEWNTMLGEYAQAYPELANEFQAAMNGQLPEGWEQNLPTYELGSKAATRNSSGAVINAIAESVPSFFGGSADLAGSNKTYMNNEKDFTRDDYSGKNIWYGVREFAMGAAMNGIALHGGLKTYGGTFFVFSDYLRPAIRLAALMQLPVTYVFTHDSIAVGEDGPTHEPVEQLAALRAMPNVSVIRPADGNESVAAWRLALESTNKPTALVLTRQDLPTLEGAKDDTYEKVAKGAYVVSASKKETADVILLATGSEVSLAVEAQKALAADGVDAAVVSMPSMDRFEAQPAEYKESVLPKAVTKRFAIEMGATFGWHRYVGLEGDVLGIDTFGASAPGEKIMEEYGFTVENVVRKVKEML from the coding sequence ATGTCACATTCAATCGAACAACTTTCTATCAACACGATTCGCACATTATCCATCGATGCGATTGAAAAAGCAAACTCTGGTCACCCAGGAATGCCAATGGGTGCAGCACCAATGGCTTATACATTATGGACTCAATTTATGAAACACAATCCAAATAACCCAACGTGGTTTAACCGTGATCGTTTCGTATTATCTGCAGGTCATGGTTCAATGTTATTATACAGCCTACTTCATCTATCTGGTTATGATGTAACAATGGATGACTTAAAGAACTTCCGTCAATGGGGAAGCAAAACTCCAGGACATCCTGAGTACGGTCATACAGCTGGTGTAGATGCAACGACTGGTCCACTTGGACAAGGTATTGCAACTGCTGTAGGTATGGCAATGGCTGAAAGACATTTAGCTGCTAAATATAACCGTGATGCGTATAATGTAGTAGATCATTATACATACGCTATTTGTGGTGATGGAGATTTAATGGAGGGCGTTTCTGCTGAAGCATCTTCATTAGCTGCTCATTTACAATTAGGTCGTCTTGTTGTGCTTTATGATTCAAACGATATTTCATTAGATGGCGATTTAAATCGTTCATTCTCTGAAAGTGTAGAAGATCGTTACAAAGCATACGGATGGCAAGTGATCCGTGTTGAGGATGGAAATGATATTGAAGCAATCGCGAAAGCAATTGAAGAAGCGAAAGCTGACGAAAAACGCCCAACGCTAATTGAAGTAAGAACGACAATTGGTTTCGGTTCTCCAAACAAATCAGGAAAATCAGCTTCACATGGTTCTCCACTTGGTGTAGAAGAAACAAAATTAACGAAAGAAGCATATGCTTGGACTGCTGAACAAGACTTCCACGTAGCAGAAGAGGTATACGACAACTTCCGTAAAACAGTACAAGATGTTGGTGAAACTACGCAAGCAGAGTGGAACACTATGCTAGGTGAATATGCGCAAGCATACCCAGAATTAGCAAACGAATTCCAAGCAGCAATGAACGGTCAACTTCCAGAAGGTTGGGAGCAAAACTTACCAACTTATGAATTAGGATCAAAAGCAGCAACTCGTAATTCTTCTGGTGCTGTAATTAATGCAATTGCAGAGTCTGTACCATCATTCTTCGGTGGATCTGCTGACCTTGCTGGTTCTAACAAAACATACATGAATAACGAAAAAGACTTTACAAGAGACGATTACAGCGGTAAAAACATTTGGTACGGTGTACGTGAGTTCGCAATGGGTGCAGCAATGAACGGTATTGCATTACATGGCGGTTTAAAAACTTACGGTGGTACGTTCTTCGTATTCTCTGATTACTTACGTCCAGCAATTCGCCTTGCAGCATTAATGCAATTGCCAGTAACGTATGTATTCACACATGACAGTATCGCTGTTGGTGAAGATGGTCCAACACATGAACCAGTCGAACAATTAGCAGCGCTTCGTGCAATGCCGAACGTTTCTGTTATCCGTCCAGCTGATGGTAACGAATCTGTTGCAGCTTGGAGACTGGCTTTAGAATCTACAAACAAACCAACTGCTTTAGTATTAACTCGTCAAGACCTTCCAACATTAGAAGGTGCAAAAGATGATACGTATGAAAAAGTAGCAAAAGGTGCATATGTAGTTTCTGCAAGCAAGAAAGAAACGGCTGATGTTATCTTACTTGCAACTGGGTCTGAAGTAAGCCTAGCTGTTGAAGCTCAAAAAGCATTAGCAGCGGACGGCGTTGACGCAGCTGTTGTCAGCATGCCATCTATGGATCGTTTTGAAGCTCAACCTGCAGAGTACAAAGAATCTGTATTACCAAAAGCAGTAACAAAACGTTTCGCAATCGAAATGGGTGCTACATTCGGATGGCACCGTTACGTAGGTCTTGAAGGAGATGTGTTAGGTATCGATACATTCGGTGCTTCTGCTCCTGGTGAGAAGATTATGGAAGAGTATGGATTTACTGTAGAGAACGTTGTTCGTAAAGTAAAAGAAATGCTTTAA
- the sirA gene encoding sporulation inhibitor of replication protein SirA, with amino-acid sequence MKTYELYLIQEDIAKSYFGREYLFFDLFARFSESGSLSEKKVLYKQMMYITKPLQVMKIHHKLEQALRVLGKYDRTHHTHTLYTGAEYGEIMVKPHYIRMNTSGNVSMETTFFEVLRKCELTFLAMDYENTKYGWLNPLKQVRTYV; translated from the coding sequence ATGAAAACGTATGAATTGTATTTAATTCAAGAGGATATTGCGAAATCTTATTTTGGTCGTGAATATTTGTTTTTTGATTTATTTGCTCGATTTTCAGAATCTGGGTCCCTTTCGGAGAAAAAAGTGTTATATAAACAAATGATGTATATAACGAAACCATTGCAAGTAATGAAAATTCATCATAAATTAGAACAAGCTTTGCGCGTTCTTGGTAAATATGATAGAACACATCATACACATACACTTTATACGGGAGCGGAGTACGGTGAAATAATGGTGAAACCGCACTATATTCGTATGAATACCTCTGGAAATGTCTCTATGGAAACGACTTTCTTTGAGGTGTTAAGAAAGTGTGAATTAACATTTTTAGCTATGGATTATGAAAATACAAAGTACGGATGGCTGAATCCTCTAAAACAAGTACGAACATATGTGTAA
- a CDS encoding ABC transporter ATP-binding protein, with protein MVEKKRSDLSRLLSYMKPYKGLLSLAFIFLVGATVTEMMGPFLIKQFLDEHLVPRDFERSALVTLFVIYIVAHLLKVLFTYLNLLYFQNIAFKIVQDMRVEVYEHVQKLSLSFFDRTPIGTLVSRITNDTEAIKDFYVSVLSTFVKNVVFLVGILIAMFLLDVKLALFSLILIPIMFAIMVLYRRKSAAFYLEVRNQLSVLNAKLNESIQGMNIVQVFRQEKRMRKEFEEVNNKHYSAGRRTLKLDALLLRPATDLVHIVAIALVLGLFGIDALKSPVEVGVLYAFVNYIHRFFQPVNEMMMKLSFFQQALVSSSRVFHLMDEKDLAPVQKGNENPQVVDGDIEFKNVTFSYDGKRDVLKNVSFHVKQGQTVAFVGHTGSGKSTIMNLLMRFYNIKSGNIVIDCVDLEKFEEREIRKKIGLVLQDAFLFAGNVKQNIRMYNEEITDEEVKEAARFVQANTFIEKLPEQYETEVVERGAAFSSGQRQLIAFARTIATNPKVLVLDEATANIDTETEEAIQTALQQMRKGRTTIAIAHRLSTIQDADQIFVMHDGEIVERGTHQELLSEQGLYYNMYLLQNKGSLQKAL; from the coding sequence ATGGTAGAGAAGAAGCGAAGTGATTTAAGTAGATTGCTTTCTTATATGAAGCCATATAAAGGGTTGCTATCTTTAGCATTTATCTTTTTAGTTGGTGCGACAGTAACGGAAATGATGGGGCCTTTTTTAATTAAACAATTCCTTGATGAACACCTAGTACCGCGGGATTTTGAACGATCAGCACTCGTTACTTTATTTGTAATTTACATAGTTGCTCATTTATTAAAAGTATTATTTACGTATTTAAATCTATTGTACTTTCAGAACATTGCTTTTAAGATTGTTCAAGATATGCGAGTTGAAGTATATGAACATGTTCAAAAGCTGTCATTAAGTTTCTTTGATCGTACGCCAATTGGTACGCTCGTATCTCGTATAACGAATGATACGGAAGCGATTAAAGATTTTTATGTCAGTGTATTATCAACATTTGTGAAAAATGTAGTCTTTTTAGTAGGTATTTTAATAGCGATGTTTTTATTAGATGTAAAATTAGCGTTATTTTCTCTCATATTAATTCCGATAATGTTCGCGATTATGGTATTATATCGCCGGAAAAGTGCAGCTTTTTATTTAGAAGTACGTAATCAACTAAGCGTGTTAAATGCAAAATTGAACGAGTCCATACAAGGAATGAATATTGTTCAAGTGTTCAGACAAGAAAAACGTATGAGAAAAGAGTTTGAAGAAGTGAATAATAAACATTATAGTGCAGGGCGACGTACTTTGAAGTTAGACGCATTACTTTTACGACCAGCTACGGATTTAGTACATATTGTAGCTATTGCGTTAGTACTAGGTTTATTTGGGATTGATGCTTTAAAGAGCCCTGTTGAAGTAGGAGTTTTATATGCTTTTGTTAACTATATACATCGTTTCTTCCAACCTGTAAATGAGATGATGATGAAATTGTCCTTTTTCCAACAGGCACTTGTTTCGTCATCACGTGTATTTCATTTAATGGACGAGAAAGATTTAGCACCGGTTCAAAAAGGCAATGAGAATCCTCAAGTTGTCGATGGAGATATTGAATTTAAAAATGTTACTTTTTCATATGATGGAAAGCGTGACGTTTTAAAAAATGTATCATTTCACGTGAAACAAGGGCAAACGGTTGCTTTTGTTGGGCATACTGGTAGCGGAAAAAGTACGATTATGAATTTGTTAATGCGATTTTATAATATTAAGTCGGGAAATATTGTAATAGACTGTGTAGATTTAGAAAAATTTGAAGAACGAGAAATTAGAAAGAAAATAGGACTCGTATTGCAAGATGCATTTTTATTTGCTGGAAATGTAAAGCAAAATATTCGTATGTATAATGAAGAAATTACGGATGAAGAAGTAAAAGAAGCTGCTCGATTTGTGCAAGCGAATACGTTTATTGAAAAGTTACCAGAGCAGTATGAAACAGAAGTAGTAGAAAGAGGTGCAGCATTTTCAAGCGGTCAACGACAATTAATTGCTTTTGCTAGAACGATAGCAACGAATCCGAAAGTATTAGTATTAGATGAAGCAACAGCTAATATCGATACAGAAACAGAAGAGGCTATTCAAACAGCGTTGCAACAAATGCGAAAAGGTAGAACGACGATAGCCATTGCGCATAGGTTATCTACAATTCAAGATGCAGATCAAATTTTTGTGATGCATGATGGAGAGATAGTAGAAAGAGGAACACATCAAGAATTACTAAGTGAGCAAGGTTTGTATTATAATATGTACTTGTTACAAAATAAAGGGAGTTTGCAAAAGGCCTTGTAA
- a CDS encoding ABC transporter ATP-binding protein, translated as MKVFMNLAWFFKQEKRAYITGIILLFGVALLELVAPKVIGIVVDEINDETLTTDKLLKWVVLLVIVGITMYILRYIWRIMIFGSSLKLARQLRKNLYEHFTKMSPSFYQSNRTGDLMAHATNDIQAIQQTAGAGVLTLVDSLAVGGCVLVAMGFTISWKLTLLSLIPMPIVAISTNYYGTLLHKRFHKAQQSFSEINDKVQESMSGMKVIRSLGQEKEDLQAFRKKSEDVVHKNVLVARIDSLFDPTIALIVGFSFLIAVCYGSVLVVRGELTVGDLVTFTTYLGTLVWPMLAFGWLFNIMERGRASYDRVEKILSQKSDVVNRENAVHTIASGNVSFTIDSFSYKKNELLHLNDIHFDLKKGETLGVVGRTGAGKTTLLKCLIREYDHFNGELKVGERDIRDLTLHGVRSAISYVPQDHFLFSASIGENIAFGKADATYNEITQAAEIACIHNDILQFSEGYETVVGERGVSLSGGQKQRISIARALLTNAEILILDDCLSAVDAKTEETILSALKRERAGKTTIITAHRLSAIQHANLILVVDEGRIVQRGTHEELMKENGWYKEMYESQQLEALVEKGGV; from the coding sequence ATGAAAGTGTTTATGAATTTAGCGTGGTTTTTTAAACAAGAAAAACGAGCGTACATAACCGGAATTATTTTATTATTTGGCGTTGCACTTTTAGAGCTCGTAGCACCAAAAGTAATTGGAATCGTTGTAGATGAAATTAATGATGAAACATTGACGACCGATAAGTTACTAAAATGGGTTGTACTATTAGTAATTGTAGGTATTACGATGTACATATTGCGTTACATATGGCGTATTATGATTTTCGGGTCTTCGTTAAAATTAGCTCGCCAATTACGAAAAAATTTATATGAACATTTTACAAAGATGAGTCCATCTTTCTATCAGTCAAATCGAACAGGTGATTTAATGGCACATGCGACTAATGATATTCAAGCAATCCAGCAAACTGCTGGAGCGGGTGTTTTAACGCTTGTTGATTCATTAGCTGTTGGGGGATGTGTACTCGTAGCGATGGGTTTTACAATTAGTTGGAAGTTAACATTGTTAAGTTTAATTCCGATGCCGATTGTAGCCATTTCGACAAATTATTATGGAACGTTATTACATAAAAGGTTTCATAAAGCACAGCAATCGTTTTCGGAAATTAATGATAAAGTGCAAGAGAGTATGAGTGGAATGAAAGTGATTCGATCGCTTGGACAAGAGAAAGAAGATTTGCAGGCGTTTCGAAAAAAATCAGAAGATGTTGTGCATAAAAATGTGTTAGTTGCACGTATTGATTCGTTATTTGATCCGACAATCGCTCTTATCGTTGGATTTTCTTTTTTAATTGCAGTATGTTACGGATCGGTATTAGTTGTAAGAGGTGAATTAACAGTAGGTGATCTCGTTACATTTACGACATATTTAGGTACCCTCGTTTGGCCAATGTTAGCGTTTGGATGGTTGTTCAATATTATGGAGCGTGGACGTGCTTCATATGACCGTGTAGAAAAAATTCTTTCACAAAAATCAGATGTAGTAAATAGAGAAAATGCTGTACATACGATAGCGAGCGGTAATGTTTCATTTACCATTGATTCATTTTCGTATAAGAAAAATGAACTGTTACATTTAAACGATATTCACTTTGATTTGAAGAAGGGCGAAACGCTAGGAGTTGTAGGACGTACAGGTGCAGGGAAAACGACTTTATTAAAATGTTTAATCCGTGAGTATGATCATTTTAATGGTGAATTAAAAGTTGGGGAGCGAGATATTCGAGATTTAACACTTCATGGTGTCCGTTCTGCCATTTCATATGTGCCGCAAGATCATTTTTTATTTTCAGCAAGTATTGGTGAGAATATTGCCTTTGGAAAGGCGGATGCTACATATAATGAAATTACCCAAGCTGCAGAGATTGCTTGTATTCATAATGATATCCTCCAATTTTCAGAAGGATATGAAACAGTAGTAGGGGAAAGAGGCGTTTCGTTATCTGGTGGTCAAAAACAGCGAATCTCTATTGCTCGTGCTTTATTAACAAATGCTGAAATTTTAATTTTGGATGATTGTTTATCAGCGGTAGATGCAAAAACAGAAGAGACAATTTTAAGTGCCTTAAAGAGGGAAAGAGCAGGGAAAACGACGATTATTACTGCACACCGATTAAGTGCAATTCAGCATGCTAATCTTATTCTTGTTGTTGATGAAGGTAGAATTGTACAAAGAGGTACACATGAGGAATTAATGAAGGAAAACGGCTGGTATAAGGAAATGTATGAAAGCCAGCAATTAGAAGCTTTAGTCGAGAAAGGAGGCGTATGA
- the phnC gene encoding phosphonate ABC transporter ATP-binding protein has translation MIEFRNVSKMYPNGTKGLNNINLKIQKGEFIVMVGLSGAGKSTLLRSVNRLHEITEGEIIIEGESITSAKGKGLRRMRRDIGMIFQSFNLVKRSTVLKNVLAGRVGYHSTLRTTLGLFPKEDVELAFQALKRVNILEKAYARADELSGGQQQRVSIARALAQEAKIILADEPVASLDPLTTKQVLDDLKKINEDFGITTIVNLHSIDLARQYATRIIGLHAGEIVFDGLVEEATDEKFAEIYGDVAQKSELLEVAVK, from the coding sequence GTGATAGAGTTTCGAAATGTTTCCAAAATGTATCCGAATGGCACAAAGGGATTGAATAATATAAATTTAAAGATTCAAAAAGGTGAGTTTATTGTAATGGTCGGATTATCCGGAGCCGGAAAATCTACACTTCTCAGATCCGTAAATCGTCTTCATGAGATTACCGAAGGAGAAATCATTATTGAAGGTGAGTCTATTACTTCTGCGAAAGGAAAAGGATTAAGGCGTATGCGCCGGGATATCGGTATGATCTTCCAAAGTTTTAACCTTGTAAAGCGATCAACAGTATTAAAAAATGTATTAGCTGGTCGTGTTGGATATCATTCCACACTACGTACAACGTTAGGTTTGTTTCCGAAAGAAGATGTGGAGCTCGCATTTCAAGCATTAAAAAGAGTGAATATTTTAGAAAAAGCATATGCACGTGCTGATGAATTATCAGGAGGACAACAGCAACGTGTATCGATAGCTAGAGCATTGGCGCAAGAAGCAAAAATCATATTGGCAGATGAGCCTGTTGCATCGTTAGATCCACTTACGACAAAGCAAGTGCTAGATGATTTGAAAAAAATTAATGAAGATTTTGGAATCACGACAATTGTAAATTTACATTCTATTGATTTGGCTAGACAATATGCGACACGCATTATCGGATTACATGCAGGTGAAATTGTTTTTGACGGTTTAGTAGAAGAAGCAACGGATGAAAAATTTGCTGAAATTTATGGGGACGTTGCTCAGAAAAGCGAATTATTAGAGGTGGCAGTAAAATGA